The genomic interval CGAAATACGGCTGGCCACGCTGGCTGTCACGCTGGCCCAAGCCCTGAAGAAGCCGCTGACGCCCCCTGAGCAGCTACGCGCACTGACCGCAGTAGTTGAACGCTGCACCGGCTTCCCCTTCAGCCTTGCCTACCTGCTGGCCGCTGCGGTAGCCCGTCCGGGGGCTTTTGTGCTGATCGATACTGCCTCGCTGGAACACCTGGAGCTGGCAGCCCCTCCCCCGGAAGTGTTGCGCTGGCTGCTGATTGATGCGGGATGTACCTTGTTACCCCCTCCCGAATATCATCGTCGGCAACGGGCTCTGGGACAGCAGATTGTCGAAATCCTGCAACGGCGCGGGTTCCGTGAACTTACCTCCTTGCGCGACCTGGTCTATCAGGATCTCCCTCGCGCACAGGCGTTGCTGCCCCGTCGGCTGCATCCTGTACTGCGTTATCTGATCACTGAAAATCACCGGGTACACCACATGGTAGTGGCTATTCGGCAGCAGGACTGGCAGAAATTGGGATCGTTGCTGCTCATGTCGCATGCTGCGCTCCGACACGACTGGCAAGCTTCCTGTGCCGAGGCCGATCTGATCGTCGAAGTCGCCGAAACCATGAGCCTGGAAGGCATCTTCGGCGCCAGCATGAACGGCTATGGCAATGGCGTATTGGTAGCCGGTCGGCCTTTCCAGCTTCCCCGCTATCTGGAACGTCTGCATCCGACGTTTGAAACCCAGTTTGGTCGCTCACCAGAAGTCCTGTTGCTCTGATGGGAACCCCTGGCGTTGCCGAGACTTCGAGAAGGCGATTCCCAATGAATTTGCCTTCAAGATGTCTTCGTTCGATCTGGCCCGCATCAATGCGCGTATTGAAGCAGACAGCGCCTTTCTGGACGTCCTGCGAACAGAAATAGGACGGGTCATTATCGGGCAGCACTACCTGA from Rhodothermus sp. carries:
- a CDS encoding galactokinase, with translation MDLPPTNGTSSPLLRIYQEALTRLEAKAPPTPQGHRERCQALLQQLDPSDAGTPHIAFVHGTPALLAAHTHYFDGFALLLAVAHGTAVAVRPSRRATSRLLLWPDETIWTLQSGASVPLDWPLEVVLAFSVLRHSCPETHFDVAVFSSVPPFAREIRLATLAVTLAQALKKPLTPPEQLRALTAVVERCTGFPFSLAYLLAAAVARPGAFVLIDTASLEHLELAAPPPEVLRWLLIDAGCTLLPPPEYHRRQRALGQQIVEILQRRGFRELTSLRDLVYQDLPRAQALLPRRLHPVLRYLITENHRVHHMVVAIRQQDWQKLGSLLLMSHAALRHDWQASCAEADLIVEVAETMSLEGIFGASMNGYGNGVLVAGRPFQLPRYLERLHPTFETQFGRSPEVLLL